The following proteins are encoded in a genomic region of Brachypodium distachyon strain Bd21 chromosome 1, Brachypodium_distachyon_v3.0, whole genome shotgun sequence:
- the LOC100822892 gene encoding arginine biosynthesis bifunctional protein ArgJ, chloroplastic, translating to MPPPSLLLLHCRAPLPHPHRPLRMSSPAPSRVVCSATSAEAHIPAAPILLPDGPWKQVEGGVTAAKGFKAAGIYGGLRAKGQKPDLALVACDVDATVAGAFTQNVVAAAPVLYCKRVLSSSKTSRAVLINAGQANAATGDLGYQDAVDSAEAVAKLLNVSTNDILIQSTGVIGQRIKKEALLNSLPRLVGSLSSSTEGSNSSAVAITTTDLVSKSIAVQTEIGGVPIKIGGMAKGSGMIHPNMATMLGVLTTDAQVRSDVWREMVRTSVSRSFNQITVDGDSSTNDCVIAMASGLSGLSDILTHDSAESRQFQACLDAVMQGLAKSIAWDGEGATCLIEVTVTGANNEAEAAKVARSVASSSLVKAAVFGRDPNWGRIACSVGYSGIQFNPDQLDISLGVIPLMKNGQPLPFDRSVASKYLKDAGDIHGTVNIDVSVGGGGGSGKAWGCDLSYKYVEINAEYTT from the exons ATGCCTCCACCctccctcctgctcctccactGCCGCGCCCCTCTCCCGCACCCGCACCGCCCGCTCCGGATGAGCTCCCCGGCGCCGAGCAGGGTCGTCTGCTCGGCCACCTCCGCAGAGGCGCACATCCCCGCTGCCCCGATCCTCCTCCCCGACGGCCCCTGGAAGCAG GTCGAAGGCGGCGTCACGGCGGCAAAGGGGTTTAAGGCCGCGGGCATCTACGGCGGCCTGCGCGCCAAGGGACAGAAGCCCGACTTGGCGCTCGTTGCTTGCGACGTCGACGCCACCGTCGCCG GAGCTTTTACACAAAATGTTGTTGCTGCCGCGCCTGTTCTTTATTGTAAGCGCGTGCTTAGTTCGTCGAAGACA TCTCGAGCTGTGTTAATTAATGCCGGTCAAGCAAATGCTGCCACT GGCGATTTGGGATATCAGGATGCAGTGGACAGTGCGGAAGCTGTTGCCAAG CTTTTGAATGTGAGCACAAATGATATACTGATCCAATCAACTGGTGTCATTGGTCAAAGAATAAAGAAG GAAGCACTTCTAAATTCACTTCCTAGACTTGTGGGCTCGTTATCTTCATCTACTGAGGG TTCAAATTCTTCAGCTGTGGCCATTACAACTACAGATCTTGTTAGCAAGAGCATTGCTGTCCAGACTGAG ATTGGAGGAGTGCCTATCAAAATAGGAGGAATGGCCAAAGGTTCTGGGATGATTCATCCCAATATGGCAACAATGCTTGGT GTTCTGACAACTGATGCTCAAGTCAGAAGTGATGTCTGGAGAGAAATGGTCCGGACATCAGTGAGTAGAAGTTTCAACCAAATTACT GTGGATGGCGATTCAAGTACCAATGACTGTGTTATTGCTATGGCCAGTGGATTATCTGGTTTATCCGATATTCTCACTCATGATAGTGCTGAATCTCGACAGTTCCAAGCATGCCTAGATGCG GTAATGCAAGGCCTCGCAAAATCCATCGCGTGGGATGGTGAGGGTGCAACCTGCTTAATTGAG GTTACTGTAACCGGTGCAAATAACGAGGCAGAAGCAGCTAAAGTTGCTCGTTCAGTAGCATCTTCCTCATTGGTTAAA GCTGCTGTATTTGGACGAGACCCGAACTGGGGACGTATTGCTTGCTCTGTCGGCTATTCTGGCATTCAGTTTAATCCAGACCAACTTGATATTTCCCTTGGAGTTATTCCACTAATGAAAAATGGCCAACCACTCCCTTTTGACAG ATCTGTGGCTAGCAAGTATCTCAAAGATGCTGGGGACATCCATGGTACAGTGAACATCGATGTATCAGTTG ggggtggaggaggcagTGGAAAGGCGTGGGGCTGTGACCTAAGTTACAAATATGTCGAAATAAATGCTGAGTACACGACGTGA
- the LOC100823199 gene encoding histone H2A, translating to MEVSSTPAGKGKKGAAGRKVGGPRKKAVTRSVKAGLQFPVGRVGRLLKKGRYAQRVGSGAPVYLAAVLEYLAAEVLELAGNAARDNKKSRIIPRHVLLAIRNDEELGKLLAGVTIAHGGVLPNIHTVLLPKKTAEKAPKEAKEPKSPKKAATPKKAAKSPKKA from the exons ATGGAAGTCTCAAGCACCCCAGCCGGGAAGGGTAAGAAGGGAGCGGCCGGGAGGAAGGTCGGCGGCCCCAGGAAGAAGGCCGTGACGCGATCCGTCAAGGCCGGGCTCCAGTTCCCCGTCGGCCGCGTCGGGCGACTCCTCAAGAAGGGCCGGTACGCCCAGCGCGTCGGCTCAGGCGCCCCCGTctacctcgccgccgtcctcgagtACCTCGCCGCTGAG GTGCTGGAGCTTGCCGGGAACGCCGCGAGGGACAACAAGAAGAGCCGCATCATCCCCCGCCACGTGTTGCTCGCCATCAGGAACGACGAGGAGCTCGGAAAGCTGCTCGCCGGCGTCACCATTGCCCACGGTGGCGTGCTGCCCAACATTCACACCGTGCTTCTCCCTAAGAAGACCGCGGAGAAAGCCCCCAAGGAGGCTAAGGAGCCCAAGTCCCCGAAGAAAGCCGCCACCCCTAAGAAGGCAGCCAAGTCCCCTAAGAAGGCTTAG
- the LOC100823508 gene encoding histone H2A, which yields MDVSGTGAGKAKKGAAGRKAGGPRKKSVTRSVRAGLQFPVGRIGRYLKKGRYAQRVGTGAPVYMAAVLEYLAAEVLELAGNAARDNKKSRIIPRHVLLAVRNDDELGKLLAGVTIAHGGVLPKINPILLPKKTAEKAPKEPKSPKKAATPKKADAKSPKKA from the coding sequence ATGGACGTCTCAGGCACCGGAGCCGGGAAAGCGAAGAAGGGCGCGGCGGGGCGCAAGGCCGGCGGGCCGAGGAAGAAATCAGTCACTCGGTCCGTCAGGGCCGGGCTCCAGTTCCCCGTGGGCCGCATCGGGCGGTACCTGAAGAAGGGCCGCTACGCGCAGCGcgtcggcaccggcgcccCCGTCTACATGGCCGCCGTCCTCGAGTACCTGGCCGCCGAGGTTCTCGAGCTCGCGGGCAACGCCGCCAGGGACAACAAGAAGTCCCGCATCATCCCGCGGCACGTGCTGCTCGCCGTCAGGAACGACGATGAGCTCGGGAAGCTGCTGGCCGGAGTCACCATCGCGCACGGCGGGGTGTTGCCCAAGATCAACCCGATTCTCCTCCCCAAGAAGACCGCGGAGAAGGCACCCAAGGAACCCAAGTCGCCGAAGAAGGCTGCTACTCCCAAGAAGGCCGACGCTAAATCCCCAAAGAAGGCGTAG
- the LOC100823811 gene encoding histone H2B.1 has product MAPKAEKKPAEKKPAAEDKAEKAEKAPAGKKPKAEKRLPASKTAKEGGEKKGRKKAKKSVESYKIYIFKVLKQVHPDIGISSKAMSIMNSFINDIFEKLAGEAAKLARYNKKPTITSREIQTSVRLVLPGELAKHAVSEGTKAVTKFTSN; this is encoded by the coding sequence ATGGCGCCCAAGGCAGAGAAGAAACCGGCGGAGAAGAAGCCAGCGGCCGAGGACAAGGCCGAGAAGGCGGAGAAGGCCCCCGCTGGCAAGAAACCGAAGGCGGAGAAGCGGCTGCCGGCGTCCAAGACCGCCAAGGAGGGCGgcgagaagaaggggaggaagaaggccaagaagAGCGTCGAGTCCTACAAGATCTACATCTTCAAGGTCCTCAAGCAGGTGCACCCGGACATCGGCATCTCCTCCAAGGCCATGTCGATcatgaactccttcatcaACGACATTTTTGAAAAGCTTGCCGGCGAGGCGGCCAAGCTGGCGCGGTACAACAAGAAGCCCACCATCACCTCCCGGGAGATCCAGACCTCCGTTCGTCTCGTCCTCCCCGGCGAGCTCGCCAAGCATGCCGTCTCCGAGGGCACCAAGGCCGTCACCAAGTTCACCAGCAACTAG
- the LOC100824327 gene encoding organelle RRM domain-containing protein 2, mitochondrial, producing MALSPSSSSLLRRLLPLSSTRSSVLRAAFCTSSSGPSPTPTPPSSIFGDDAEVSNVPPLTTPKLFVSGLSRLTTDEKLKNAFIPFGQVLEAKVITDRISGRSKGFGFVRYVSLQEAEAARQGMNAKFLDGWVIFVDPAKPREQKPAPQPDSASSHTGFTTNKTVGWCG from the exons ATGGCCctctcgccgtcttcctcctccctgctccgccgccttctcccccTCTCCTCCACCCGCTCATCCGTACTTCGCGCCGCCTTCTGCACCTCCTCTTCGGgcccctcccccaccccgaCACCCCCGTCCTCCATCTTCGGCGACGACGCCGAGGTCAGCAACGTGCCGCCGCTCACCACCCCCAAGCTCTTCGTCAGCG GCCTTTCAAGGTTAACGACAGATGAGAAGCTTAAGAACGCATTTATTCCCTTCGGACAGGTCCTAGAAG CAAAAGTTATAACTGATAGAATTTCTGGGAGATCAAAGGGCTTCGGTTTTGTTAGGTATGTGAGTCTACAAGAAGCTGAGGCCGCACGACAGGGGATGAATGCCAAGTTTCTGGATGGATGGGTCATTTTTGTTGACCCTGCGAAACCAAGGGAGCAGAAGCCTGCTCCTCAGCCAGATTCCGCTTCCTCGCACACTGGCTTCACGACAAATAAAACTGTAGGATGGTGTGGTTAG